Sequence from the Armatimonadota bacterium genome:
CAGCCTCTACCAGGCGGCGCGGGTGGGGACCGGCGAGGAGCCGTGACGCGCACCATCGACCTGCGCAGCGACACGGTGACGCAGCCGACGGAGGCGATGCGCGAGGCGATGGCGCGCGCCGAGGTCGGCGACGACGTCTACGGCGAGGACCCCACGGTGGCGCGGCTGGAGGCGCTGGCCGCCTCCATGCTGGGCGTGGAGGCGGCCCTCTTCTGCCCCAGCGGGACGATGGCCAACCTCGTCGCCGTGCTGGCGCAGACGGCGCCCGGCGACCTGGTGATCGTGGGGCGGCTCGCCCACCTCTACATCAACGAGAGCGGGTGGATCGGGGCGGTGGCGGGCGTGGTGCCCTGGCCGGTGGACGGCCCCGACGGCGCCCCCACCCTGGCGGAGCTGGAGGCGGTGCCGCGCGGACCGTTCGCGCCCCCGCCGGTGCTCCTCTGCCTGGAGAACACCCACAACTTCCTGGGCGGCACCGTGCTGCCGCCGGCGCGGATGGACGAGGTGACGGCGGCGGCGCACGACCGCGGGTGGCGCGTCCACCTGGACGGCGCCCGCCTCTTCAACGCCGCGGTGGCGCTGGGCGTGCCGGTGGCGCGGTTGGCCCGCGGT
This genomic interval carries:
- a CDS encoding GntG family PLP-dependent aldolase, producing MTRTIDLRSDTVTQPTEAMREAMARAEVGDDVYGEDPTVARLEALAASMLGVEAALFCPSGTMANLVAVLAQTAPGDLVIVGRLAHLYINESGWIGAVAGVVPWPVDGPDGAPTLAELEAVPRGPFAPPPVLLCLENTHNFLGGTVLPPARMDEVTAAAHDRGWRVHLDGARLFNAAVALGVPVARLARGADSVMVSLSKGLSAPVGSLLGGSAALVARARQVRKRLGGGMRQAGVLAAAGIVALETMVARLAEDHATARALARGLRDVPGLGVDLERVQTNMVMVEAPDAPRLVQRLAARGVLVHALGLRRLRLVTHRHVTMDDVGMAVDAFHAAMREA